Part of the Leishmania infantum JPCM5 genome chromosome 34 genome, GCCTATTTCTGTACCGGTGGTACCTCTCCCACTACCCTCCTCCGGCTCACTTGCAGCACGCGGCGTAAGCTTCGCTGCGGCACCATTTCTGACGCCTCTGCTGTGGATGCCAAAAGGGAGACTCCACGTTGATTGAGACTTCGCTACTGGTGATCAAAGGGTGGAGGGTTGGCAAGGGAAAGGATGGGTGCCCAGGGTGCTAGCGGAAGTCGTAAAATGTGCGGAAGCACAAGAGGAGAGACAGGAAAACGGATGAGAGATAGATCGCTGGATTCTGAGGAGAATGCGCGGGCACCCAACACGGAGGCACGCAGACGATGCGAATGCTGTTCTCACGTTTATTTTTcctttgccttttttttgttattTGCTTTGGTCggcctgtttttttttcctcttgtGCAGCTACTTTTGTATGCAGATATTTACTTTGCTTGTGTCGGCTCTGGAGTTGCctctcgccgccctccccccccctctccacccccccccgaaaaaaaaaacacacaccgCCCCTCGGACGTTCCGCTCCCTCCCCGTACGCATTTCCGACCGTTCTCCCTCCCATTCTGCGTACGTAAATTACATTTTTGCTTTCCTTATTTGCTATCATAGTCACTTAGGGGTACATTCACACGTACCATGAGCGTGGCGCAGCGAGGTGCCCAGCTATCCGGAAAGGATCGAGAAGAGGCATGCGAAAGGATTGAAAACGAAGGGTAGGCCTCGTTTAAGCAGCAGCAATACAGACGCGTATAGGAGTGACAAGCATTCCTGATTGACTTCGCGAATATGGAATGTGCTCGAAAAGGAACAAGCGAGAAAACCCGAATAAGAGGAGTAACTCTCCCGAAAGCGTCCGGGGCTCGTGCCAGGGATGTTTGTCGAAGGTCGTCGGGTACCCTGTACGTATCGTAGGGCAATGTGCCAGAGCAGCCGCAACTAAGCACGCATCTGTGATGGGGGAGAAGAGCGTGCGTAGGTGCACCTCTTCCGTTTTTCTATGCCACTGCCAGATAACTTCGCatgcctctcctctctgaCTCTCTGTTGTCATTTCGAGGCTAAAGCCGATCTTGCAGTTGGCACTGCTCACTCTCTTTCTGGCATTCCTGCATCGAGTATTGTTCTCtgcacaccccctcccttcacTCACCGTTGTACTGCTCGTTTCTCCCTCCATTGTTGTTGTCTGGCTTGCGGCAAACTCGGACGTACTCCGCTTCTCATTGCTCCAGCAAGACTCGTAGAGTGCTCAGAGCATGCGCAATGATACGCAGAGCGCAGAGGAGTACCTTTGGCCTTATCActttctcctctttccaCGATCGTCGTAAAAACAAGagtgctgttgctgttgctgcacTCCATCAGCACAAGTGCGGGAACGGCGAGCTCACAAGTTGGCTTTGGCTCGCACGGCCCTCCACCTGCAGAGAGGGGCGATTACAACGGCGAGACGGTGAACAatgtgcaggagctgcaccCCGTGGTGGGCAGCGGGGACCGTGtggacgggggggggggccgcggcggaggatACTGTGACAGAAATCCGTGTAGGATCCGTCGTAGAGGTGCAGCAAAGGCACGACAGCTTTTTGCTGATTTATGTGCGCCTGTTGAAGTGTGTCGACCATCCAGATTGAACGTGGTTTTCGACGTCATGGAACTGCATTATGGCCTCCTTTTTCACAGACATCACGCTCATCGTGCTCGCTTTCATTGAGGCTTCTGGCCTGCAGCCGTGCGAAGTAGGTCTGGATTCGTGCGTGTCATCCTTTGGCGTCTCCTGCTGCCTGTTAATGTACCTCCTTTCCgagtgcgcagccgcgcgcactCATTTTCTCTCACACCGTCAGTGCTTTTCTTGGTGTGACGGGGCCTCACGGTACCAACTCGTTGCCGAAGCCGCTAAGCCGACAACCGGCGTACGGCTTTGCGGTTGGCATTATGGCAGCTCCCTTGATACTGACGGGTTCGCTGCAGCCCTCTGCCTCAGCTACTATGTGCCTAGCCGCGTTTCATATCGACAGCTGGATGAAAGACTAAGGCTTAATGTGCATGGCGACGCCAGCCACGGTGGGCCGTTGCTTGATTGTGCTTCTCGACTTTGCCTTCAACAATCTCGTGCCTTGGCGTCATTACTATCCGGTACGGGGGTGACGAGGTGGCAAGAAAGCCAGGtcacgcaccgccgctgaggTTGACAGACCATGTGGAAAGCGCCCTGTCCTTTGTTGGTGTTGTTtacctgtgcgtgtgtgcctgcgtgcgcttcTTTTGCTCCCTTCCGTCACTCTGGCCCCAATACTCAGCCTCATCACAGTATCTTCATTTCCCATTTTGTTTAAGCTCTGAGAAAGGGAGTGATTCACTCTattccgcccctcccctcttcatTCAGCGACCCCTATGTGAGGGGCAGACGAGCAGCTCCTGTCGCCTGGCAGGCCGTCTTGcttttttccctctttttctttgcgcgGTGACATCTTGCCCTCCGAcacgcccccacccctcccaccAAGGCGCCTGTTGCGCAGCCACAGGTTGTCATCGCGGCACACGACACCGCGGTGATGGAGGAACTGCGCTCACAAGCGCGTTTCACCCGTGGAGTCCTTTGAACAACAGGGAGCCAGCGAACTCGGCGTGGCGCCTCACTTTTTATGGGATAGGCTCACAAACGCAGTGCACCGACCCGCCAGCGCGACGGCCATGACCGTCGCTACCGGGAATATCAGTGCGTCCTATCACGGCGAAGGGTCCCCGTTCGTCATTGCCCCCGTGCTGTTGGGCGCCCTGCTCACAACTGTAGGTGTGTGTAGGCACTTGAAAACCTGGGGCCTTCACGGCCTCCCTACCCTCATGAAGCGTAACTCTTGTGCGACGGCACATCGGGCGctgcctttttttctgcCCAGTTTGGTTTGattaccccccccctcctcctcctcttcccgcCAGTTTGTCTTAAGCTTGTCGCTGGATCACGCATGGACATACTCGAGCACATGCTTACACGTAGGCCTGCACATATTGATGCACGCCATATGCCGAGGTAGGTATGCATGCAGTGTGGCACGTGAGAACGACAAGACACAACCTGGGCGGAGAGCAAGTCACGAGGGAGATGCGAGGGAGGTGTGTTGGACGCCTTCGCGTTGAGATTCTCACGCAGCATCGCTTGCCAACGCTCACAACTCACTCCGTTCTCGCTCTTCTCAGGTGTCGCAGCTCATCCTTTCGCTATTTTGTTGGTTTTGTGCTGGTAAGGGAAGCTGAGACGGAGCAGCTGTGCTTAGCATTGTCAGTAACAGAAGGGAAGGGTCGCCGTCTCACCCAACGTGTGGCATGGAGGATGGCGGCCTGTCGGCGGATGTGACGGCCTTTTgacaccgctgcagcccttTGCGCTGTCACCGGACTCCTTCGCAGCAGAGCGTGTTGGGTACGCTCTCCGAGAGACAGGCTCACTTCCCACATCGAGTACATGCGAACACAGTGGCGAAGGGGGCTTTTGCGCCTCATCATCTGCAGAAAGGCTTACAGACATATGTgcaggtgcgtgcgcgcacgcacaaagcCGCTTGACAAGAGGGACGATCGCCCCTCTCCCGTGTCTCCCTTTCCACTTCAGCGTTGGCTGTTGTGTTGCTCTCCAGTAGAAGGGAGAACAAGCGGCCTTCTCGATGGTGTCACAGACGTCGCGTATAACGGCGGAAGAGACTTATTTACCTTCCTGCAGACCCTCCTCATGCGCTCATGgcttcctcgctctcctcctcctgttTCTTGTCTCACGCCCGCTCCTTCGTTTGTGAGTGCGCGCGTGAGAACAATCAGAGGCGGCACTCTCGCTATCGCTAGCAGCAACGTTGGCCCTTCCTGCTTTCAAGTTTGTGAGGGTTGCGGTGGGCGATAGTGCACCGCTTACAGGACCTTATTTCGTACTCGAAGTGGGAGAGGGTACGACATTACGCACTCCCGCGACACCGTTGCCACACAGCTGCCCAGCTTCTTTGAGCGTCTGGTAATTGGTTCCCTCGGCCGCCGTGATCGGCAACAAGCACCGCGCAACCTGGCGGCGTCTCTCTGAGTTATTTAAGCGAGAGCGGCTCATTGCTGACGCCATGACGGCCCACGCCGCTGTGATACCGTGCCTGCAGAGGTACGCGCGCCTCAGCGCTAGCGTCTTTGCTAGCCCCGATGACGCCGAGACCCAAGCAGCGCTTTCACCTTTGCTCCAGTACCTGTCACTTCAGAGTTGCAACACCAGCGAGGTCGAAGCGCTCGAGCAGTGGTGTCGCAAGCAAGGGAACGAAGAACGGTTGAAGAAGTGCGGCGGTGAGGTCACGGCAGTGGTGAAGCGACGTGTTACGCAGCGGGCTCGCGTGCTCTCCGAGGCCGTGGCTAACAGGCAGGATATGCTCGTGACAGATGCGCGAAGCACCGGGGTGCCCGCCGTTGTATGCTCCGCTGGCGCACATGACAGTGGGCGTAGCGGGACAGCGACACTGGTGCAGTGGTGGCACCTCAGCGACGATGACCCGTGGAACTTCACCGCGTCCGCGTCCTGCTCACAGGCTACGCGGGGCTGGAGCGACGGATACCGATTTGTTTGCCTGAAGGAGGCGCTCACGTTAGTGGGGCCCTACCTCGACCTAATGCGGCAGGCTGCCGCCACGGGCGACTGGGAAAGCGTCTCGCGCCTCTTCATCGAGGCGACGAGCTACGTCAACCGCGTCTCCTTCAGGGACGATCCGGCGGCCATCTTCGGGTCTCTAGAGCTGTCGCGGTTGCACCTCGCTCTAACTTTTgccagccgcggcggtgtcgcTTCAGTAGAGAAAGCGCTACAGCAGGTGCGGGTAAACGACGATATGCGACGAGCTGCGGCACTGCTTGACGGGCTTggcgcgagggagagaggcactGCGGAGCTGCACTCGCCACCCAATGCGTCGGCGGCCTCGGTTTCCAAAGTGCAGGCATACTGGCGCTTGATACTGTCGTACAGCACATTCTTCAACACTGTCGCCGCCTACGTGGACGGCTCATTGGGGAGGTTCGAAAGCTGTGCCAAGGCGCTTCTAGGGGACGGTACAGAAACGGGCGCTTGCCTCTGGGGAGCCGCACGGTATCCTAACATACACTTCTGCTTGCCACATTCCACTTCTCGCGTTAGGCAGCCCGACGCTCAGCCAGGCGGACCCAAGACACAGTCGGGCGCGTGCACCGTGATGCCGGTTCTGTTTCCCTACTCTTCCAGCCACgtccgcgccagcgcctcggATCACTATCTGGATGAGTTCGCGCCGTTGGTCACGCGCGTAATTGCTCCTGCTTCGTCCTTCAGCACTCTTGTCGTACTGTCGGCCGTTGGCACTCTTCCGCTTCACGTGGCACTCACACAGTTGCGCACGTGTGTAGAGTTGCGGGAAGTCTACGAGGGCTGCAGTGAGCTCACCAGCCTCCTCGACGCCCTTTGGCGCGGGCAACTGGGAGTTGCCTGGAGGTGCGCtaaagaagcagcagctcgctACTTGAATCGTGAACCGCACGTGCAAGACTCTGTCGCGAAGAAGCTGCTCCAATATGTGAGGCGTAGTGTCTGCTTCCATTacctgcgtgtgcggcgaACAGCACTCATAAGCGACGCGGCAGTGGATTTAGGGTTCGAATCATCCGAGGAAGTCGTGGAGACGGCGACTGCCCTCATCTCCTGCAACTACATTGACGCACGCATTGACTTGGTCAAAGGGGCGATTTGCAGCAATGAGCTAGACGAGAGGAGTGAGGTGATGATGGAGGTCAAGGCCGAGGCAACCGCGCTTGCCAAGCTGAGCTTTTCGGCGCTGAAGGTGCGGCTTGCGTGCTTGTCAGCGGAGCGGAACCTGATCGCTTTTCCAGGTGATGGTTGACCGTCTTTGCTGGGCAGCGTAGTTGGGATCACGGGTGGGCAGGACGGGGACCTTGGAGAAGTGCGCTGATGTGCGCGGGCGATGCACCTCCTCAGCCAGCTTATTCgttaccccccccccgacaAAATGTTGTCTTCAGTTGCTGTGGTGTCATCTTTCATGGCTGCTGTTCTGCTCCTGCCTCGTctgttttttctttgcgtgtCGCTGCTTCTGTTGTACCCATTGGTGGCCTGGGCATTCCCTTTGCAACTGAGCAGGCTGCAGTAGCTCGATGGcttcggcggtgccggcatGGACTTGTCTCAACTGTTCGCCACCGACAGAATAGTGTTGtgtctctttccctctctcatCATCTTTCATGCTCTGTGTGTCtccgtctgcgcgtgcgtggttCATCTGCGTTCGACATTTTTCGTTTTAGCTGGCTCgcgcctcttcccttctgCACCGTCTTCTCGGAGAATCAGAGCTGAATTTCTCCGAAAGTTCCACCAAGCACACGCAAAGAGCACACGAATCACAGCGTGTGGAGATGGGCAGCGCAGGACGCACGGGCGCGTGAAGCGAACCGGCAGGTGTGCCTGGCGTTCCAGTGTCCCAAGCGAAGCCTCCCGGAGTGCTTATCGTAGAATGCGCTATGTACAGAGGCTACTAGCCGAAGCCCTCACGTGTTTACTCGCTCTCCTTTCTGATCTCCACCTTCCTCGCCTTCGAGCTGTCTCCTTGAACCGAGGCAGCTGCTTGTGATTGTGTGTGGTTGCCCGCGCTTGGCCGCTCCTCACTGCATGGCTCCTTGTCTTTAAAGGCTACCTCGACCACCCAGACGGTACCACCCGGTTCATCCGGCTACACTTACTGACCCGGCGCTGTAAGCTGTGACAGGTGTGTCACGGTCACTGCGTTTTTGTATCGTCCTCGTTTTTCGTTGGGCTCTGCGTGCGCTCGTCCTCTCGCGGTAGTGCCTCAGTGAGCCTGCCATGCCTGTGCAAAAGGCTGCTCGCGTTGAGGCGAGAgcgcctgcggctgcgctcTCTACCGTTAGCGTGCGCAGAGCAAGTCGTGATGACAGCGGTCTTGACGACAGCGGGCTCGACAACTCTATCAATCCGCTGTTCATACTCTCCGGCCCCCGCGGAAGCGCCATCGacccgcgcagcagcgaccatCAACTCAACTCCCTGATGAACGTGGTCGATGGCTCAGTCTTTCAAGTGCTGAGTGACGCGTGGGCCGCTGTTGGTGTGCCAGCGGATCGATACTGGCTCAGTTCCCAACATCTGCGTGGCGGAAGTTCAGCAGCAATGCTGCCGAAGAAGACACCCTCGTCGCCACTCAGCTTGCTAGGGCTGCGTGTGCCGAACCCCCTTCACCTTCACTCGTCCTTCTACCCTACACGCGTtgaggcgctggcggcgcgcggctACGGCGCCCACCGTGGGCTTCTTCCTCTCGCACTTGACCGCAGAAGTGGATCGGGTAGTAAACTCTTCAACGTTCTTCCACGATGGAGCACCAACGTAGTCGGCATCGGTGAATCAGCGGTGGAGGCCTCAGCGGGCATTTGGCATGgaagcgccgtcgccgattTCGTGAGCGCCATACCCCACATGCAAGATCGCAACTTGTACGCGCTGGTGGATGAGTCATGTCCGGTAGATCCTTACTTTGATCTGGATTTCTCGTACGACCCGGACCAGGACGACCCGAGTGATGCTTTGCTCGTGCAGAGCCACGGCGAGGgcaaggaggtggcggcggtgaccgccttctccgccgaGGCAgtggagaaggtgctgctcACAATGCTCACGGCTCTTCGTCGGGAAGTGGAGACGGAGCTCAAAACCACTGTGGCGGAGTGCCTGGTGCTGACGAGCAGCCTTCAAACAGGGCGGCGCCCGGATACGCCCTCAGAGCTGGCTTCCTTGGAGCAGCTGAAGCTCAGCTTTCACGTGCACTTCCGTTTGGCTGACAGAGCAGTGCTGGCGTCAGTGCGAGAGATGCACAACTTCATGACTCGGCTTCGTTCCAGACTTCAAGAcgaagaggcggcagcaacaacaTCGCCCTCGCTGGGCAGCCccacgagagagaagagggaggaagctCGACAGGCCTCCGCCCTACTGCTGCGGTGTGTGGACTTTGGTGTGTAcacgcggtggcgcgctTTTCGTCTACCGTACAACGTCAAGGCATCCGAGGCTGCGCGGTCAAGTGCGCTGGTGAGCGGCGCTGGGGATGACttgctggaggagcagctccagcagctgggCATTGCACTCCCAGACAACGGAGTgggcagagcagcgccgagcGTGCTGCAGAGCCTCTTCCTTGCCGCAGACGTTGCGACTTACAAAGCGCAGCGCTACTTGCTCAAGCGCTTGGAGCCGCattttcgctttcttttgCCGGTGTTGCCGGGAGCTACGGAGCTGAGGTCGGCTACATTGGCAGAGTTTCTCTCCCCGCTTGTGCCTCCGCAGgtgagagcggcggcggcagaggtgaGCGGGCCCTCCTCTCCCAGTTCATCAGCGAGGGACGTGGTGAGCGCGTGGGCTATGGAGCTCGCCTGCATCGTACGAGATGCCTCAACGCTGCCGCACtcgcgcgacgacggcgccgtgcagGAGTCGCCGACAAGTTCATCCTTCCGACTACTTCTTGACGAGGGAGCGATCACTTCTGCCGCCGCAAAGGCGTCTGCGCAGGCCACCAGCAGCCCCTTCGACGTTCCGCTACCTCCAATGCCACGTAGTGTGCGGGTTCGAGTCGAGGACGCCGAGATGAAGAGACTTCTCGCAGAGGTGTTTTGGTGCATAGCGCCGGAGTACGGCGGCCCAGGCACTGTCGTGCGAGCCTCACCGGCGACGGATGCACGGAACGCACTCTCAGCGCCGAACCCCATCACTTCGGAGCGTATCAACGCTCACTACGAGGACTCGATTCGAGCATACTACGTCTTCCAGAAGCAGAACAAGTACTGCATCCGCCTGCATCGAAATCACAAGGCAACCTTCGCGCAGCTGTACTTGACATTCGGATCCATCAAGATTCGTTGCTACGCAAACGACTGCTGTGACCGGTGCTGCGTTATTCCATGGGAAGCCCCAGATAACCCGAAGTCGGGGCCGCAATACCATGCCGGGTATCCCAGGTATGAGCGTCTCGTGGCAATTCGCAATGCGCTTTTTCCGCCCCTGTCGACGGAGGAGCTGGTTCGCCGCTACGGCACAGGTGTCTTGCATTACGTGTAGCAGCGCGTGAAGTGCAGTCGAGGGGAGATAAGATGTCTGTTGAAGAAGCGTACTTACATGAACAAGAAGACGCAGCGCGACACGCGCTGACCTCTTAAATCAACTGCGCATCTCACACCTTTGTTTTTTCTCTCGTATTAGAGTAGATCCAGGACCTCCGGCTCCGGCTGCCCGTTTCGAATCTtccgcttctccctctcctcaccgcgcgcacacagacgcacgcgtCGGCGAGCGCATCCTCCAATGCGTCGGCGAGAAGTGGGGAGGATGGGGGAGGGCTTGTCGTACttttatctttttttttcctcgcTGATCTCTTTGACCCTTGCGCTGCtcgcgtatgcgtgtgcgaaCTGTGACAGCCATGCTTGCTGCAGGTTTAACACAACACTGCCACGCGCATGTGCACCGcaccctttctctcttcaccTTCGTAATCCTTTTCGCCCGTCGAGAGGATGGCGTTCAACTCTTAGAAGCTTCGCCGCTCTTTGCGCCGCACCACTAGCAATGGAAGCGCACGCTATGCAAATCGACGGCCACGCTGCAGTGCAGGACAACGGAAGCGCTCTTCGACGTAGtgcctgcgctgctgcgtcgatTGCAGCCCACGCTTTACATGCTGCACTGATCGTCTTTCTCTCGCGACGTCTCACCCTTTgtgccctcctctcctgtTCTGCTTTGTCCTGACCCTCTGGCGttgccctctccccatccCCATACTCCTGCTGGTCCGCTGTTGTATCTCACGCTGCCAAacgtgctcgctgccgcctcctgtGTGTGTCCGAGTCTTAATGACCGCGAAAGGATTTCGTTCCTGCGCTCTCAACCTACCatctcccccacccccgtcCTTTTTCAATCATGAAGATTGTGCTCATGGGCGCCCCCGGCTGCGGCAAAGGTACGCAGAGCCCGTACATACAGGACCGGTACGGTCTGTGCCATCTGTCGACGGGTGATATGCTGcgcgacgcggtggcgcggaAGACTGCGAACGGAAAACTGGCCAAGGACGCCATGGATTCGGGCAAGCTTGTCAGTGACGACATTGTTTTTGGGATTGTGAAGGATAGTATTAAGAACCCCGAGTGCCGCTACGGCTACATCCTAGACGGCTACCCGCGCACGCTGAAGCAGGCACAAATGATGGAGGACGCCGGGGAGAAGATAGACAAGGTAATCGAGTTCAGCGTTCCGGACGAGGTCATCCTGGAGCGGACGAGTGGCCGGTGGATTCACAAGCCGAGCGGGCGCACGTACCACGAGGTGTTCCGCCCTCCGAAGACGCCCGGCAAGGATGACATAACGGGTGAGGACCTCTACCAACGTCCCGACGATCGCCGCGAGGTGTGCGAGAAGCGCCTAGACATCTATAAGAATGAGACTCGTCCTCTCGCCGACTACTTTATCAAGGAGGGCGTGTACTCGATGATCAACGCCAACCAAACGATCGACGAAGTTCGAAAGGCCATCGCCGCTTTGCTGGACCCCATTGGCATTGCAACGGGTCTCAAGTAGCACCAGAAAAGTAGGCGAGGAAGTGTCGTCGTAGTTTCTCGATCTTGGGTAGACCCGCACGTTCCCCGCAGATGCTTCGCAAAAGGGGGTCGATATTGATGAGTGGCCATTTCTCTTCTGCGGCTTTGTTGGCGCTGTAGTTCACAGGCGCACTCTAGGAGTAGTAGTGGATCGGGTTTTCTTGTATGAAATGCACTGATGCTGCACGTCTTTGCTCACGCGTATGCCTTCGCGCGCGCTGGGCAAATGGCGGGTATTGAGGGTTGCGTTGCTTccgcttttttttggtgtGCGTGCCTTTTTTGACTGTCGCTGTCGAGTTCGTTTCCCATTTTCGCGGAGCCCACATCAAATCGGCAAGCGTCAATGAGAACGGGATAAGGGAGAAAGTGATGGCGTGACTCAAAGgcgtatcccacccggccctcacaccgcCCACTGGCGGGAAGCCTGGGCTACGCCGAGGAatgcaccaggggtggcgaccggcatgatggagGAGCGGTTGTGAGGCGATCTGCGAAGCGAGttgagaggggggaggcagagTTGGAAGTGGAGGCTGTGCTCGCAGGTGACGGAGTCCAGCGCATTGTTGCTACGCGTgcgtctacggctgcttcgcaccgcgCAATAGGGACCTGTGACAGGGCAGGTAGATTGCTGCTGAGCTCCAGTTTCAGGCCTGAATGGATGCGGTGGAGAAAAGAAGCTTGCGAGCGGGGAGTCGAGTACCGCCTTTGCTCGCGTCTTGGTGTTTCTTATTTACGTTGCCTTCCGTGCTACTTTCCGGGTTTGTATGTTGGCGGTGTGCTGCCGGACGGAGGTAAGAGCATATCTTTGCTTTCGACTTTAATGCGTTCTTCCTTGTGACATCATGCGCCTGAGGTGGGGAGCTgagggcgtgtgcgtttgcttgtctgtgtctgcgtaCCGTGTCTCGGCCAGCATCCCCGTCCTGTGGCCTTTGTTGCCGTTCTCGAAATCTGTGGAGTCTCTCATTCCTCTCAGATGACGAAGTGGGTGGCGCACAAACTGTAGAAGCACCATAGACGCACCCACAAAGACGCCCACACAGGGGCTTGTGAGCGCACATAGATCGTTGGTGCTCAGACGGCGTGcggg contains:
- a CDS encoding putative adenylate kinase — translated: MKIVLMGAPGCGKGTQSPYIQDRYGLCHLSTGDMLRDAVARKTANGKLAKDAMDSGKLVSDDIVFGIVKDSIKNPECRYGYILDGYPRTLKQAQMMEDAGEKIDKVIEFSVPDEVILERTSGRWIHKPSGRTYHEVFRPPKTPGKDDITGEDLYQRPDDRREVCEKRLDIYKNETRPLADYFIKEGVYSMINANQTIDEVRKAIAALLDPIGIATGLK